Proteins from one Stenotrophomonas aracearum genomic window:
- a CDS encoding RES family NAD+ phosphorylase — protein MILRDLSDEEALYRVITPRWSHAPTSGAGAALKGGRFNRPGLEALYLSQTVETALEEYRQHARLLPPGTITTFLVRRLRVVDFSSGYAAHSWDPIWAEYGCNWRQLAFDARVEPPSWVLGDLALDAGAAGILFPSMLHAGGTNLVLFNSSTLSADSLSAYDPHQQLPRDAASWSGG, from the coding sequence ATGATTCTGCGCGACCTGAGTGACGAAGAGGCGCTCTACCGCGTCATCACGCCACGCTGGTCGCACGCACCGACTTCGGGTGCGGGAGCCGCGCTGAAAGGCGGACGATTCAACCGTCCCGGGTTGGAGGCGCTCTATCTCTCCCAGACGGTCGAAACCGCGTTGGAAGAGTACCGCCAGCACGCCCGCCTGTTGCCCCCTGGCACGATTACTACGTTCTTGGTCCGCAGACTTCGGGTAGTCGACTTTTCGTCAGGGTATGCAGCCCATAGTTGGGATCCCATCTGGGCGGAGTACGGATGCAACTGGCGGCAATTGGCCTTTGATGCACGAGTAGAGCCGCCCAGCTGGGTTCTGGGAGACCTGGCTCTTGATGCCGGTGCAGCCGGCATACTTTTTCCATCGATGCTTCATGCCGGGGGAACGAACCTTGTCCTCTTTAACTCGAGCACTCTCTCCGCAGATTCGCTGAGCGCCTATGATCCGCATCAGCAGTTGCCTCGTGATGCCGCATCGTGGTCCGGAGGATGA
- a CDS encoding alpha/beta fold hydrolase: MNTITRTLAATALAVAVQGGSAADAANPTRPAPVATAHTPSTITTADGVQLYYKDWGPKDGPVVTFSHGWPLDSDSWDPQMMFLASKGFRVVAHDRRGHGRSSQPWDGNDMDHYADDLATVINTLGLKDVTLVGFSTGGGEVARYIGRYGTDRVKKAVLISAVPPFMLKTADNPGGVPIEVFDGMRTGQLENRSQLFKDVPSGPFYGYNRPGAKPNQALIDAWWAQGMAGGLKNTYDSVAAFSATDFREDLKRFNVPTLIIHGDDDQVVPIDVGGRQSAKLIKGARLIEYPGAPHGLTETHKDKVNQDLLAFLQEK; the protein is encoded by the coding sequence ATGAACACGATCACCCGCACCCTCGCCGCCACCGCCCTTGCCGTGGCCGTCCAGGGCGGCAGCGCTGCGGACGCCGCCAACCCGACGCGCCCGGCGCCGGTTGCCACCGCACACACCCCCAGCACCATCACCACCGCCGATGGCGTGCAGCTGTATTACAAGGACTGGGGCCCGAAAGACGGTCCGGTGGTGACCTTCAGCCACGGCTGGCCGCTGGACTCGGACAGCTGGGACCCGCAGATGATGTTCCTGGCCAGCAAGGGCTTCCGCGTCGTCGCGCACGACCGCCGCGGCCACGGTCGCTCCAGCCAGCCGTGGGACGGCAACGACATGGACCACTACGCCGACGACCTGGCCACGGTGATCAACACCCTCGGCCTGAAGGACGTCACCCTGGTGGGCTTCTCCACTGGCGGCGGTGAAGTGGCGCGCTACATCGGCCGCTACGGCACCGACCGCGTAAAGAAGGCCGTGCTGATCAGCGCGGTGCCGCCCTTCATGCTCAAAACCGCCGACAACCCGGGCGGCGTACCGATCGAGGTCTTCGACGGCATGCGCACTGGCCAGCTGGAGAACCGCTCGCAGCTGTTCAAGGATGTTCCCAGCGGCCCGTTCTACGGCTACAACCGCCCGGGCGCAAAACCGAACCAGGCGTTGATCGATGCCTGGTGGGCGCAGGGCATGGCCGGCGGTTTGAAGAACACCTACGACTCGGTTGCCGCGTTCTCCGCCACCGACTTCCGCGAGGACCTGAAGCGCTTCAACGTGCCCACACTGATCATCCATGGCGACGATGACCAGGTGGTGCCGATCGACGTGGGTGGCCGGCAGTCGGCCAAGCTGATCAAGGGTGCGAGGCTGATCGAGTATCCCGGTGCGCCGCATGGCCTGACCGAGACGCACAAGGACAAGGTCAATCAGGATCTGCTGGCGTTCCTGCAGGAGAAGTGA
- a CDS encoding FUSC family protein, producing MARELGSRARWRQRGLDEMEALLSVLLAIVIAHAIGATNIGWAAFTGFMVMRTQLAETLSRGVLRLLGTAVGAAMGWALITRMADTPVVVALALLFMGTVTLYAAITRRHSHAWLFTGLTFAMVALDSLKQPQMAVHAFALTRVLEVAAGTSAGILVNLASAWTVRPRIQGAQHLFADTVENAPPGWQKAAAAHALLAGGVLGVLPLLSPLLGASTLVQAAITIMAVMTVPLLSLDGEGNAVGTRIAHRFAGCALGALAAAGALVVSHHHLPLAVALLCLGVWAGRHIENSGKSFAYIGTQFAVVLLVVVVPDDIHQLASAPGWARLGGIVLGIALLVPAREAAKRLGRRRRQPAVSDS from the coding sequence ATGGCGCGCGAGCTGGGCTCGCGCGCGCGCTGGCGCCAGCGTGGACTGGACGAGATGGAAGCACTGCTTTCGGTGTTGCTCGCCATCGTGATTGCACATGCCATCGGTGCGACCAACATAGGCTGGGCCGCGTTCACCGGCTTCATGGTGATGCGCACGCAGCTGGCCGAGACCCTGTCACGCGGCGTGCTTCGGCTGTTGGGTACGGCGGTGGGCGCTGCGATGGGTTGGGCCCTGATAACGCGCATGGCAGACACGCCGGTGGTGGTGGCGCTGGCGCTGCTGTTCATGGGGACGGTTACGCTGTACGCGGCGATCACCCGCCGGCACAGCCATGCGTGGCTGTTTACCGGCCTCACCTTCGCAATGGTCGCGCTTGACAGCCTCAAGCAGCCGCAGATGGCGGTGCATGCGTTTGCGTTGACCCGGGTGCTGGAGGTGGCTGCAGGAACCTCGGCAGGTATCCTGGTCAACTTGGCCTCAGCGTGGACGGTGCGGCCGCGCATCCAGGGCGCCCAGCACCTGTTCGCGGACACCGTGGAGAACGCACCACCGGGATGGCAGAAAGCGGCGGCAGCGCATGCGCTGTTGGCTGGGGGCGTGTTGGGCGTGCTGCCGTTGTTGTCGCCGCTGCTGGGCGCAAGCACGCTGGTACAGGCGGCGATCACGATCATGGCGGTCATGACGGTGCCGTTGTTATCGCTCGACGGGGAGGGCAACGCGGTGGGCACCCGCATCGCGCACCGGTTTGCCGGTTGTGCTCTGGGAGCGCTGGCCGCCGCAGGCGCACTTGTGGTCTCGCACCACCACCTGCCGTTGGCGGTGGCACTGCTGTGCCTGGGGGTCTGGGCGGGCCGCCATATCGAAAACAGCGGAAAGTCCTTCGCGTACATCGGCACCCAGTTCGCGGTCGTCCTGCTGGTGGTGGTCGTCCCCGATGACATCCATCAGCTCGCCAGCGCCCCGGGCTGGGCGCGATTGGGCGGCATTGTGCTGGGCATCGCGCTGCTGGTGCCGGCACGCGAGGCGGCGAAAAGGCTCGGGCGTCGACGCCGTCAGCCGGCGGTGAGCGATTCCTGA
- a CDS encoding MBL fold metallo-hydrolase, with protein sequence MFSLDETVAPPAPALDELVPSRYALKVGDIDVLVVSDGVLPLPTQMLGHNVSAAERAPWFKDMYLPPDALDWALNVMVVRSGDRNILIDAGLGMDPDLNLPRAGQLIRRPGASGIDLREITDVVITHLHMDHIGGLLVDGVREQLRPDLRIHVAASEVEFWKSPDFTRTNMPPGFPDALRATATQFLAEYGSQVHTFEDAQEIAPGVTARRTGGHTPGHSVVRLSSRGEALTFAGDAIFAVGFEQPNWHNGFEHDPEGAAQVRIALLNELAGTGEMLVATHLPFPSVGRVSADGDAFRWVPVFWDF encoded by the coding sequence ATGTTCAGTCTTGATGAAACCGTAGCTCCACCGGCCCCCGCGCTCGACGAACTGGTTCCCTCGCGTTACGCACTCAAGGTCGGCGATATCGACGTACTGGTGGTCAGCGACGGCGTGCTGCCGCTGCCCACCCAGATGCTGGGCCACAACGTTTCGGCCGCCGAGCGCGCGCCGTGGTTCAAGGACATGTACCTGCCGCCGGACGCGCTGGACTGGGCCCTGAACGTGATGGTGGTGCGCAGTGGCGACCGCAACATCCTGATCGACGCCGGTCTCGGCATGGACCCCGATCTGAACCTGCCACGTGCCGGCCAGCTGATCCGCCGCCCGGGCGCATCCGGCATCGACCTGCGCGAGATCACCGACGTGGTGATCACCCACCTGCACATGGACCACATCGGTGGCCTGCTGGTGGACGGCGTAAGGGAGCAGCTGCGCCCCGACCTGCGCATCCACGTCGCTGCTTCCGAAGTTGAATTCTGGAAGTCGCCGGACTTCACCCGCACCAACATGCCCCCGGGCTTCCCGGATGCGCTGCGCGCCACCGCCACCCAGTTCCTGGCCGAGTACGGCAGCCAGGTGCACACATTCGAAGATGCGCAGGAGATTGCACCGGGCGTCACCGCGCGTCGCACCGGCGGCCACACTCCCGGCCACAGCGTGGTGCGGCTGAGCTCGAGGGGCGAAGCGCTCACCTTTGCCGGCGATGCCATCTTCGCGGTCGGCTTCGAACAGCCCAACTGGCACAACGGCTTCGAACATGACCCCGAAGGCGCCGCCCAGGTGCGCATCGCCCTGCTCAACGAACTGGCCGGCACCGGCGAAATGCTGGTCGCCACCCATCTGCCGTTCCCCTCGGTGGGCCGCGTCTCCGCCGACGGCGACGCGTTCCGCTGGGTGCCGGTGTTCTGGGACTTCTGA